A segment of the Streptococcus dysgalactiae subsp. dysgalactiae genome:
AGTTGCCATTATAACATGCCTTGAACTTTTTACCAATAAAAAGTGCGAAATTTTTTTGCGAAAAAACCGCCCTCAATTAAGAGAGAGCGGTTGGTTTTTTATTTCAGTTTTTCTTTGACAGCATCTACTGTCCCTTCGACTGCTTCTTTAGCATCATCTACTAGTTCTTTACCTTTGGCAATTGTTTTTTCGACAAAACCTTTTGCTTCTAACTCTTTATCACCAGTTAGCTTCCCAGCACCTTCTTTAAGGCTGCCTGATGCTTGTTCAACTTTTGCTTTTAGTTTTTCTTCTGACATAATGTGCCTCCTTTGATTTTTACTTTATAATAACATTTTGATTATTTCTAGGCAAATAAAAAAGTAAGAACCGCTAGTGTTAGGCGATTCTTGCTAAAAATTTCTACTTATTTGACATTAGTCCAGTGCACTTTATTCCATTAATCATTGCCTTAACAGAATCATAATCTTTAAAACCTAAAAGCTTTGCCCTACTGTCATCTTCTTTACAAAGAACCTTCAAACTAGACTGTATTTTTCTCCATTTTTCTCTTTTTTATCCTGTCAAAAAAAATAAAAGCCTTGATTTAAAAACGTTTTTACGAGGTTAATCAAGGCTTCATTTGTATTATTAAGGCGGTAGACGGATTTGAACCGACGATCAAGCTTTTGCAGAGCCGTGCCTTACCACTTGGCTATACCGCCACAACACAAATTATTTTACCTTAATTCCCTATATCCGTCAAGTATTATTTCTAGTTCACAGGTGACACTATTTCTCCCTCTCCTAACAAACTAGCGCTTAATATTTTGGAAAAAGTCCTTTTTTAGATTAAGTTAGCTTAATTCATTGAAAAAAATTTAAATGAAAGCGCTTTAATTTGGTTAAATTTTCTGTTTAAACTAATTTTATTAACCCTTTGATTTCACAGGCTTAGTGGCTTATTTAGAATGATTTTAATGTATGTGATGCTATTCACATCTAAATTGTCAGAAAACAATAGGCACTAATCTAGGAAAATCAAGGGTTTTTGATTGGACATACGCTTGTCGTTCTTTTATAATACAAGTATAAAAATTTAATAAATAAGAGGAGGACAGCTATATGTCTCTAATTGGAAAAGAAATTACTGAATTTTCAGCCGATGCTTACCATAATGGTAAATTTATCAAGGTAACAAGCGATGATGTTAAGGGCAAATGGTCTATCTTCTGCTTCTATCCAGCAGATTTCTCATTTGTTTGTCCAACAGAGCTAGGTGACCTTCAAGAACAATATGAAGCACTAAAAGCATTAGATGTTGAAGTTTACTCTGTTTCAACAGATACTCACTTTGTCCACAAAGCTTGGCATGATGATTCAGATGTTGTTGGTACAATCACTTATCCAATGATTGGTGACCCATCTCATCTTATTTCTCAAGCCTTTGAGGTTTTAGGCGAAGATGGTCTCGCTCAACGTGGAACATTTATCGTGGACCCAGATGGCATTATCCAAATGATGGAAATCAATGCTGATGGTATCGGACGTGATGCTAGCACATTGCTGGACAAAATCCGTGCTGCTCAGTACGTTCGTAAACATCCAGGTGAAGTTTGTCCAGCTAAATGGAAAGAAGGCGCAGAAACATTGACACCAAGTCTTGACCTAGTTGGTAAGATTTAACACCCCTAAGGAGGAAGATTATGGCATTAAGTCCTGATATTAAAGAACAACTTGCCCAATACCTCACCTTGTTAGAATCTGATTTGGTTTTGCAAGCTTATCTTGGTGATGATGAACAGTCTCAAAAGGTTAAAGACTTCGTGGAAGAAATTGCTGCGATGTCTGATCGTATTTCGGTTGAAGAAACTGTCTTAGATCGTAAACCAAGCTTTAAAGTTGCGAAAAAAGGACAAGATAGTGGGGTTGCCTTTGCTGGTCTACCTTTAGGCCACGAATTTACGTCTTTCATCCTTGCCCTCTTGCAAGTATCTGGACGTGCCCCAAAAGTAGATCAAGATGTTATTGACCGCATCAAGGCTATTGATCGCCCACTCCATTTTGAAACTTACGTCAGCTTAACCTGCCATAACTGTCCAGACGTTGTTCAAGCTCTCAACATTATGTCTGTTTTGAATGACAAGATTTCACATACTATGGTGGAAGGTGGCATGTTCCAAGATGAAGTGAAAGCCAAAGGCATTATGTCTGTGCCAACTGTCTTCTTAGATGGTGAAGAATTCACTTCAGGCCGTGCTACTATCGAACAACTCTTAGAACAAGTCGCTGGTCCCCTTTCAGAAGAAGCCTTTGCGGATAAAGGGGTCTATGATGTCCTTGTTGTTGGTGGTGGACCTGCGGGCAATAGCGCTGCTATCTATGCAGCTCGTAAAGGGTTGAAAACAGGCTTATTGGCTGAAACCTTTGGTGGTCAGGTCATGGAAACTGTTGGTATTGAAAATATGATTGGTACCCTCTACACAGAAGGGCCAAAATTAATGGCCGAAGTAGAGGCTCATACCAAGTCTTATGATGTTGACATTATCAAAGCACAACTAGCTACCTCAATTGAGAAAAAAGAAAACATCGAGGTTACTCTGGCTAACGGTGCTATTTTACAAGCCAAAACAGCTATTTTAGCCCTTGGTGCTAAATGGCGTAACATCAATGTTCCTGGGGAAGACGAATTCCGCAACAAAGGGGTCACTTACTGTCCTCATTGTGATGGTCCTCTCTTTGAAGGCAAGGACGTTGCTGTTATCGGTGGTGGAAACTCTGGATTAGAAGCTGCCCTTGATTTGGCTGGTCTTGCTAAACACGTGTATGTGTTAGAATTCTTGCCTGAGCTCAAAGCTGACAAAGTGCTTCAAGACCGCGCAGCTGATACTGCTAACATGACTATTATCAAAAATGTTGCAACCAAAGACATTGTTGGTGACGATCATGTTACTGGTCTCAACTACACTGTACGTGATAGCGGTGAGGAGAAACACATTGACCTTGAAGGGGTCTTTGTCCAAATTGGTCTTGTTCCAAATACAGCTTGGCTCAAGGATAGCGGTGTGAACCTAACCGACCGCGGTGAAGTTATCGTGGATAAACATGGGTCAACCAATATTCCTGGTATCTTTGCTGCTGGGGACTGTACTGATTCAGCTTATAAGCAAATCATTATTTCAATGGGATCTGGGGCTACTGCTGCCATCGGTGCCTTTGACTACTTGATTCGTCAATAATGACACCCTATTAAAAGAAGCTTTGAGCTAATGCTCAAAGCTTCTTTTTGGGACTTTTTAAAGGATGCGACCTTGGTCAACGACAAGTTGACCTTTTTTGTAAACTTGATGGATCAAGTTAGTGGCAAAGAAATAAAGAGGGTAATCAATATTTGGAGCGTCAAAAATGGCAATATCTGCTTCTTTACCAACTGTCAAACTGCCAACTCTCTCCTGACGATTGACAGAGTATGCCGCATTAATAGTAACAGCATTTAACACTTCAATGGGTGTTAAGCGTAACATGAAACATCCTAACTGCATAACAAATTGCATATTAGCTGTTGGACAACTACCAGGATTACTATCTGTTGAGAGAGTAATCGCCATGCCAGCATCAATCATCTTGCGCGCTGGTGCATAGGTATCTTCCATTAAACTAAAGGTAGTCGCTGGGAGAAGATTTCCAATCACGCCTGCTTGACTCATTTTGGCAATGCCCTCATCAGTTGCCATCATTAAGTGTTCTGCACTTATGGCGCCCAGTTCTGCTGCTACATCAACCCCACCGATAGACGCAATCTCGTCAGCGTGAATACGAAGCTTGAACCCTAATTCTTTAGCCTTACTTAAAAGATAACGTGATTCCTCCGCAGTAAAGACATTCTTCTCACAAAAAATATCACAAAATTCTGCCAGATTCTCTTTCTTCACCTCTGGTAACATCTGCTCAACAATCTCATCGAGGTAAGCCTTAGCATTCCCTTGGTATTCTTCAGGAATCGCATGAGCTGCCATAAAAGTGGAGACTAAATCAATAGGATGATCTTTTTCCAAGGCAGCAACAACATCCAATTGACGTTTTTCTGTTTCCCAATCAAGGCCGTAACCACTTTTAGCTTCGACGGTAGTTACCCCGTGAAGCAACATATAGTCCAGTAATCTCTTGGACTTTTGGTAAAGATTGTCAAAGCTAGCTGTCCGAGTGGCCCTTACCGTGCTTAAAATGCCTCCACCTTGAGCAAGAATGTCTAAATAAGGAACGCCTGCTAGTTTCTGTGCAAATTCATGTTCCCGACTACCGCCATAAACCAAATGGGTATGACAGTCAATAATACCAGGTGTCGCAATTTTACCTTCATATGAACGCACAACAGTTTCTGGCCCAATTAAACTAGCATCTGGCTGTCCGGAACCAAGGGCCATGATGAGACCATTTTTGAGAGCCAAGTAACCATCTTCGATAATGGTAGCTTCTTTCATTTCTTGCCCGGTCAAAGGATGACCAGGATCATTGGGGCAAACGATTTGATTGAAATGTGTTAATAAGACATCAGCAACCATAAAAACCTCCTTTGTTAATATGACTTGTTACCTAATGACGACTCACTGTTAATAGTCAAAAACAAACCTCCTAAACTCATAAAGCGTGAGTTTACTAAAGCACCGCTTAACAAAAGTCGTCTTTTCCTACTTCTATAGTGTCATAAACTCATCTTACTGTCAAAGCGTCAAATTTTAGTCAAAAAATAGGTTATAGCGATATTTTTAGACTTTTTTAGCATTTCTATCTCTGATTGACTTTTTATAGACTAGGCTAAGTTAAACTAATCTCGACAATAAAAAATGATTTAAGGAGGAATTTTCTATGTCATTTTACAGTGAAACTGAAATAGCTGCTGCTATGACCGTTAAGTTAGACGATGTTTTACCTGAAAAGACTGTGTTCGAAGAAGGTATCCGCAGAGCACCAGACAGAGGTTTTCGCTTGAGCCAATCTCAAACCGAAATTGCCTTAAAAAATGCCCTACGTTATGTGCCTACGAAGTTCCACGAAGAAGTCATTCCAGAATTTTTGGAAGAACTCAAAACCCGTGGCCGCATTTATGGCTACCGCTGGAGACCAAAAGATCGCATTTATGGAAAACCAATTAACGAGTACAAAGGCACTTGTACAGCCACCAAGGCTATGCAAGTCATGATTGACAATAACTTGAGTTTTGAGATTGCCTTGTACCCTTACGAATTAGTCACTTATGGAGAAACTGGTTCTGTTTGTGCTAACTGGATGCAATACCAATTAATCAAAAAATACCTAGAGGTCATGACTGATGAACAAACCTTAGTGGTTGAGTCTGGTCATCCAGTTGGTCTCTTCAAGTCCAAATCTGAGGCGCCTCGTGTAATCATTACCAACGGCCTTTTGGTGGGTGAATACGACAACATGAGAGACTGGGAAATCGCTGAAGAAATGGGTGTCACCAACTATGGTCAAATGACCGCAGGTGGTTGGATGTATATTGGCCCACAAGGGATTGTCCATGGAACATTTAATACTCTCTTAAATGCTGGTCGTCTCAAACTTGGAGTGGCTGATGACGGTGATTTGACCGGTAAGCTGTTCATCTCATCTGGTTTAGGAGGCATGAGTGGGGCACAAGGTAAGGCTGCAGAAATTGCTAAAGCCGTTGCCATTGTTGCTGAAGTTGACCAATCTCGGATTGAAACCCGTCATTCTCAAGGCTGGATCAGTCAAATTGCCGAAAGCCCTGAAGAAGCTCTGCAATTAGCCCAAAAAGCCATAGATGCTAAAGAATCCACTTCCATTGCTTACCATGGTAATATCGTTGACCTTTTAGAGTACGTCAATGACAACCATATTCATGTTGACCTTTTGTCTGACCAAACCTCTTGTCACAATGTTTACGATGGTGGTTACTGCCCAGTAGGTATTAGCTTTGACGAAAGAACTCGTCTCTTAGCAGAAGACAAGGATACCTTCCACCAAATGGTTGATGATACCTTGGCACGGCATTTTGAAGCTATTAAGACGTTAACTGAAAACGGCACTTATTTCTTTGACTATGGCAATGCCTTTATGAAGTCTGTTTACGATTCTGGTATTAAAGAAATTTCTAAGAATGGTCTTGACGACAAAGACGGCTTTATCTGGCCATCCTATGTGGAAGACATCATGGGTCCTATGCTTTTTGACTACGGCTATGGACCATT
Coding sequences within it:
- the hutI gene encoding imidazolonepropionase; translation: MVADVLLTHFNQIVCPNDPGHPLTGQEMKEATIIEDGYLALKNGLIMALGSGQPDASLIGPETVVRSYEGKIATPGIIDCHTHLVYGGSREHEFAQKLAGVPYLDILAQGGGILSTVRATRTASFDNLYQKSKRLLDYMLLHGVTTVEAKSGYGLDWETEKRQLDVVAALEKDHPIDLVSTFMAAHAIPEEYQGNAKAYLDEIVEQMLPEVKKENLAEFCDIFCEKNVFTAEESRYLLSKAKELGFKLRIHADEIASIGGVDVAAELGAISAEHLMMATDEGIAKMSQAGVIGNLLPATTFSLMEDTYAPARKMIDAGMAITLSTDSNPGSCPTANMQFVMQLGCFMLRLTPIEVLNAVTINAAYSVNRQERVGSLTVGKEADIAIFDAPNIDYPLYFFATNLIHQVYKKGQLVVDQGRIL
- a CDS encoding urocanate hydratase, whose amino-acid sequence is MSFYSETEIAAAMTVKLDDVLPEKTVFEEGIRRAPDRGFRLSQSQTEIALKNALRYVPTKFHEEVIPEFLEELKTRGRIYGYRWRPKDRIYGKPINEYKGTCTATKAMQVMIDNNLSFEIALYPYELVTYGETGSVCANWMQYQLIKKYLEVMTDEQTLVVESGHPVGLFKSKSEAPRVIITNGLLVGEYDNMRDWEIAEEMGVTNYGQMTAGGWMYIGPQGIVHGTFNTLLNAGRLKLGVADDGDLTGKLFISSGLGGMSGAQGKAAEIAKAVAIVAEVDQSRIETRHSQGWISQIAESPEEALQLAQKAIDAKESTSIAYHGNIVDLLEYVNDNHIHVDLLSDQTSCHNVYDGGYCPVGISFDERTRLLAEDKDTFHQMVDDTLARHFEAIKTLTENGTYFFDYGNAFMKSVYDSGIKEISKNGLDDKDGFIWPSYVEDIMGPMLFDYGYGPFRWVCLSGNHDDLVATDHAAMEAINPDRRYQDRDNYNWIRDAEKNQLVVGTQARILYQDCIGRVNIALKFNKLVREGKIGPVMIGRDHHDVSGTDSPFRETSNIKDGSNVTCDMAVQCYAGNAARGMSLVALHNGGGTGIGKAINGGFGLVLDGSERIDEIIKSAIAWDTMGGVARRNWARNEHAIETAIEYNRLHAGTDHITIPYLADDDLVTSAVNQLFQ
- the ahpC gene encoding alkyl hydroperoxide reductase subunit C yields the protein MSLIGKEITEFSADAYHNGKFIKVTSDDVKGKWSIFCFYPADFSFVCPTELGDLQEQYEALKALDVEVYSVSTDTHFVHKAWHDDSDVVGTITYPMIGDPSHLISQAFEVLGEDGLAQRGTFIVDPDGIIQMMEINADGIGRDASTLLDKIRAAQYVRKHPGEVCPAKWKEGAETLTPSLDLVGKI
- the ahpF gene encoding alkyl hydroperoxide reductase subunit F; this encodes MALSPDIKEQLAQYLTLLESDLVLQAYLGDDEQSQKVKDFVEEIAAMSDRISVEETVLDRKPSFKVAKKGQDSGVAFAGLPLGHEFTSFILALLQVSGRAPKVDQDVIDRIKAIDRPLHFETYVSLTCHNCPDVVQALNIMSVLNDKISHTMVEGGMFQDEVKAKGIMSVPTVFLDGEEFTSGRATIEQLLEQVAGPLSEEAFADKGVYDVLVVGGGPAGNSAAIYAARKGLKTGLLAETFGGQVMETVGIENMIGTLYTEGPKLMAEVEAHTKSYDVDIIKAQLATSIEKKENIEVTLANGAILQAKTAILALGAKWRNINVPGEDEFRNKGVTYCPHCDGPLFEGKDVAVIGGGNSGLEAALDLAGLAKHVYVLEFLPELKADKVLQDRAADTANMTIIKNVATKDIVGDDHVTGLNYTVRDSGEEKHIDLEGVFVQIGLVPNTAWLKDSGVNLTDRGEVIVDKHGSTNIPGIFAAGDCTDSAYKQIIISMGSGATAAIGAFDYLIRQ
- a CDS encoding CsbD family protein, with the protein product MSEEKLKAKVEQASGSLKEGAGKLTGDKELEAKGFVEKTIAKGKELVDDAKEAVEGTVDAVKEKLK